One Glycine max cultivar Williams 82 chromosome 1, Glycine_max_v4.0, whole genome shotgun sequence genomic window, TGATTCTCCTCTATGATGCTTTGGTTCTCCATGTACAACTTCAAGTTTCTCATCTTTATTTCTGTAAGCTTCAAGATGATCATCCTCTTCCTCCGTCTTGCTTCTTGCAATTGTGCTCTCCTTCTGTACCAATATCATCAATCAAGGATCAATCACACACACAAAAGTAAGAAATTTTGCTGATAGAACTTTTTGCAttatataatatcatttatCATGTATGAGTTTGATGGTCATGCATGACTAGTGTAAAACGATTTTTATAAATCACTGTTATAtgatttttagaataattattataaaaattaataaatttatcatacaggATGagcttttattattaaataccataattttttcttatcatgTATTAtaccaaattattaaaaaaaattaactatcacAATACTTAGAAGAATGTGTAATCCTTTAAAATGATATGTCAATATTGATATTCTtgtatttattacttttttctctttttcatagatattaatatacatatagatagataggtgcatcttattaaaatttgtgAATATTTATAATGAAAGAGATAAATGCAAAACTGCCACGTGAAATTTTAAAGTGAGAGAGGGATTCATTAATTCCccgcaaaagaaaacatgcacATTCAAATCTGGAAGagacaagaaagaaaaacaaaaaaaggtatgattgaaacaaaacaaataccTTTTATGGATGTTCAACCGAAGGTGCTGGTGCTGTCTCTTGGATGGCCATGGAGGGTGAAGGGCAAaaccaagaaaaagataaggtaACTGTTCTGAAGAGAAAGAACACATaccttattttctctcttgagGTCTCTCAAAGAAGGGCTGTGAGAGATATTAGATTAAGGCTTGTTATAATAgttgaaattaaataagaacCAAGTTGTGAAAGTGAGGCGCAACCATTAGGCTTGAAAGGGTTTATATAGGCACATAAGTtagaaaaactaattggtaTAAGAAActagaagggaaagaaaagtaatatagctgtgattttaatttgtgtttgtaTGTCgtcatgagagagagagagagagagagagagagactttTGATAGCAATGATGACATTGGAGTCATGATTACAAAGGGCAGCGATAGATGAgaggaaggaagaaaagaaaaggggggCTGAGAATGGGATGGTGATCGAAGAAGAAAAACGCTTCTtctctttgtttaatttcttgGCCTCTTTGATTGCCTAATTAGTCTATCAGGCTCAAACTTGGGTAGTGGGTAACGTAGAGATGAGGAATGGACACAAAACTATAGTACTACACTACTCCACCCAaccttttttaatatatattttaaagagatcatttaatttgaatatactttttatattgTTGTTTAACTAGAGATAATCatataattgataattattgatttttaataatttttaaaaagttatatataaaataagccTTTTATTGATAAGTCAATGTTAGTTGTAAGTTTGTTAGTAAGAAATTCAAACTCAccatctctcttctttttttttatcatcaaatcaattttataacatCTAACATTTAATTGCTTAACAAAAGGATTTTACATTGGAATCATAATTACAAGTTGACCATGCTTAATTTCTTAATGTTGCagaaaattgcataccattaaAATTACATTGATGTGATCATAGTTGCATTTGTACACTTAAAAATCCTTGACAGTGTAACTAAAATTACAGTTgtggattatttttaaaacattggttagcaatatgtaaatttttttacaacaatgTATCAAAATTCAACTCTAACAAAGATATATTTGTCAAAATATAGTCAAAGATTACTTCCAtctaaagta contains:
- the ZPR1D gene encoding protein LITTLE ZIPPER 2-like; this encodes MCSFSSEQLPYLFLGFALHPPWPSKRQHQHLRLNIHKRRRAQLQEARRRKRMIILKLTEIKMRNLKLYMENQSIIEENQKLRKQAMLLHKENDVLLFQLQKKLSEQNNSKTN